A genomic segment from Ghiorsea bivora encodes:
- the moeB gene encoding molybdopterin-synthase adenylyltransferase MoeB gives MIDFTEEQIERYSRHIILPEVGAEGQSKLLESKVFMIGAGGLGSPVAYYLAAAGVGTIGIADADIVDSSNLQRQIIHNTKRVGMPKVESAKQTMQELNPDVKVNVYNYFVTEENIRDIISEYDLIIDGCDNFPTRFLVNDACYFEKKPLISGAMFRFEGQVATYKPHVHKEGPCYRCLYPEPPPTGLVPSCSEAGILGALAGAVGTIQAVEAVKELLGIGESLSGKLMTFDALRMEWKKLKLRKDPQCPLCGENPTITDLVTYEQACELKFGE, from the coding sequence ATGATTGATTTTACAGAAGAACAAATTGAACGCTATTCGCGTCATATTATCCTGCCAGAAGTAGGTGCTGAAGGGCAAAGTAAACTGCTTGAGTCTAAAGTGTTTATGATTGGTGCTGGTGGCTTGGGTTCGCCTGTAGCCTATTATTTGGCAGCAGCAGGCGTGGGTACGATTGGTATTGCTGATGCAGATATTGTGGATTCTTCAAACCTACAGCGCCAAATTATTCACAATACCAAACGCGTTGGTATGCCTAAAGTGGAATCAGCCAAACAAACCATGCAAGAGCTGAACCCTGATGTGAAAGTGAATGTGTATAACTATTTTGTAACTGAAGAAAATATTCGCGACATTATTTCTGAATACGATTTAATCATTGATGGCTGTGATAACTTCCCAACGCGTTTTTTGGTGAATGATGCATGTTATTTTGAAAAGAAACCTTTGATTTCTGGCGCGATGTTCCGTTTCGAAGGGCAAGTGGCGACTTATAAACCCCATGTGCATAAAGAAGGGCCATGTTACCGTTGTTTGTATCCAGAGCCACCACCAACAGGTTTGGTGCCATCATGTTCTGAAGCGGGTATTTTGGGTGCGCTTGCAGGCGCTGTGGGTACAATTCAAGCTGTAGAGGCCGTAAAAGAATTGTTGGGTATTGGTGAATCATTATCAGGTAAGTTGATGACTTTTGATGCCTTACGTATGGAATGGAAGAAGCTTAAACTTCGTAAAGATCCACAATGTCCATTGTGTGGTGAGAATCCAACGATTACAGATTTGGTCACTTATGAACAAGCTTGTGAATTGAAGTTTGGCGAATAA
- the cysK gene encoding cysteine synthase A: MAIYNNAAEAVGNTPLIRLNRIGADLDAEILVKCEFFNPLNSVKDRIGKAMIEDAEAKGLLKDGGTIVEPTSGNTGIALAFVARAKGYRCILTMPESMSIERRKLLKLLGAELVLTPASLGMKGAIAKATALVTTIENGFMPQQFDNPANPEIHRQTTAEEIWKDCSGNVDAIVAGVGTGGTITGVAEVLKSRNKDFKAIAVEPSDSPVLSGGEPSPHKIQGIGAGFIPKNLNRDIVDSVEQVSNDDAFAMARRLADEEGIPGGISSGAAVAAALRVAAQGEMKGKRIVVILPSMAERYMSTDLFKNIEV; encoded by the coding sequence ATGGCGATTTATAACAATGCAGCAGAAGCCGTTGGCAATACACCACTGATTCGTTTGAATCGCATTGGTGCAGACTTGGATGCTGAAATATTGGTGAAATGTGAGTTTTTTAACCCGCTGAATTCGGTCAAAGACCGTATTGGTAAAGCCATGATTGAAGATGCTGAAGCCAAAGGCCTACTTAAAGATGGTGGTACGATTGTAGAACCAACTTCAGGGAATACTGGCATTGCATTGGCATTTGTGGCTCGTGCGAAAGGTTACAGATGTATTTTAACCATGCCTGAGTCAATGAGTATAGAGCGCCGTAAGCTTTTGAAGTTGCTCGGGGCTGAATTGGTATTAACACCTGCGTCGCTGGGTATGAAGGGTGCAATTGCCAAGGCTACAGCGTTGGTTACAACGATTGAGAATGGTTTTATGCCGCAACAATTTGATAACCCAGCGAATCCTGAAATTCACCGCCAAACCACGGCTGAAGAAATTTGGAAAGATTGTAGTGGTAATGTGGATGCGATTGTCGCAGGTGTGGGTACTGGTGGTACAATCACTGGTGTTGCAGAAGTATTAAAATCACGCAATAAAGATTTTAAAGCGATTGCGGTAGAACCATCAGACTCACCAGTGCTTTCAGGTGGTGAACCATCACCACATAAAATCCAAGGTATTGGTGCTGGTTTTATCCCTAAGAACTTGAATAGGGATATTGTGGATAGTGTGGAGCAGGTGAGCAATGATGATGCTTTTGCCATGGCACGTCGTTTGGCAGATGAAGAAGGTATTCCGGGGGGTATTTCTTCAGGTGCAGCAGTTGCTGCAGCATTACGTGTAGCGGCTCAGGGTGAGATGAAGGGAAAACGTATTGTTGTGATTCTACCATCCATGGCAGAGCGGTATATGAGTACAGATTTATTTAAGAATATTGAGGTTTAA
- a CDS encoding DsrE/DsrF/DrsH-like family protein, with product MSEKEEAKQDKKDLTIVCFSGDFDKILAAFVMATGAAATNRKVTMFFTFWGLNVLKKDFGRKALGKGILAKVFNFLLGGRNKLPLSRLNFGGASPSLMTSMMKKHNVATLPELIEAAHALGIRLLACEMALHILELERDDLIEEVEDVVGVATFLNESENGHIIFV from the coding sequence ATGAGTGAAAAAGAAGAAGCCAAACAAGATAAGAAAGACTTAACCATTGTATGTTTCAGTGGTGATTTTGATAAAATATTGGCTGCATTTGTCATGGCGACTGGGGCTGCGGCAACCAATCGAAAAGTAACCATGTTTTTTACCTTCTGGGGTTTAAATGTGCTCAAGAAAGATTTTGGGCGTAAAGCCTTGGGTAAAGGCATTTTGGCTAAAGTATTTAACTTTTTATTGGGTGGACGCAATAAACTTCCGCTTTCACGTTTGAACTTTGGTGGTGCTAGCCCCAGCTTGATGACCAGCATGATGAAAAAACATAATGTGGCGACTTTGCCAGAGCTGATTGAAGCAGCACATGCGCTTGGTATTCGTTTGTTGGCATGTGAAATGGCATTGCATATTTTAGAATTGGAGCGAGATGATTTGATTGAAGAAGTTGAAGATGTAGTGGGTGTTGCCACCTTCCTCAATGAATCAGAAAATGGACACATTATTTTTGTATAG
- a CDS encoding DASS family sodium-coupled anion symporter gives MTDDLHPFSNPGRTKLSLVSRGLALPNGLPQASRWLAQTNGAETVLDLRLPSGHFCSVPVGQPYTEDSGFSLLSVDGNKAVLACGGEQEVVELIEAPAFYKQRTRKGSRMGSFASLHDKLLILQPFMGCGFFANKSDACAYCQYDSMLNEAEPPLRDPLELVEVVLAALAERDIDTVYLYNGFSPTADVGLSKLLPVIALLRRHLGHRQIALETVAPKDLSVIDALYAAGLDIFICNLEVFDATRFKEVCPGKAKQGGQDVILKALEYARRIFRPGTVVSHLIVGLEPVASTVDGMKVLVDKGIVPLLIPFRPLPNTPLEHQNISTLDDIEAALLEQYALLETSNIPSHRLRDMGRVLTPMESGVLDSSRTATLATRWSTSPLGRKVDGWLDGLRRHLRRKEEGRQTQPIHRLLFTEIAPFMALMALAIAFVWGVYSGAPEGLSTSAFYALLVFLLCLVLWVTQLLPLPITSLLGLALLPVLGVLPASAVFAFFGNPAVFFILGAFMLVAGVMQSGLSERLALLVLKKTGGSSKRLLMVMLFLPALMAFVMPEHAVAALFLPIAWEIVRALGLRKGHVYAQAIFFALAWGAIIGGVATLLGGARGPLALALLGELTGESFSFMQWSLAALPLVIGVLCVAAILLLRMVSRVKLDMQVVQDKFAERRLEMGVLTFKGWMMSFLMLGTVIAWLFAGHASALASIALVSVVLMFALRLVDWKQVETHVQWGVVLMYGGAIAIGKALSDTGAATWLAHTLIPGDMMGLALIALLVLITLLFTESVSNAAAVAIVLPIAMPVGAAVGIEPVVIALTIGIIAGFAFMLPMGTPPNAMIYASGYVNPIHMLKYGTILSLTALFMFLVVIKYWWPVIGFYY, from the coding sequence ATGACTGACGACCTACACCCATTCTCTAACCCTGGGCGAACTAAGCTTTCTTTGGTGAGTCGAGGTTTGGCATTGCCCAATGGTTTGCCTCAAGCTTCACGTTGGCTTGCACAAACCAATGGTGCAGAAACGGTGTTGGATTTACGGTTACCATCGGGGCACTTTTGCTCTGTGCCTGTGGGGCAGCCTTATACGGAAGACAGTGGTTTTTCACTGCTTTCCGTAGATGGAAACAAGGCTGTGCTAGCATGTGGTGGTGAACAAGAGGTCGTAGAATTAATAGAAGCCCCCGCATTTTATAAACAACGTACGCGTAAGGGTTCACGTATGGGTAGTTTTGCCTCTTTGCATGATAAGCTTCTAATATTACAACCATTTATGGGCTGTGGATTTTTTGCTAATAAAAGTGATGCATGCGCATATTGTCAGTATGACTCTATGTTGAATGAAGCAGAACCACCACTGCGAGACCCTTTAGAGCTGGTAGAAGTAGTGCTGGCTGCTTTGGCTGAGCGCGATATTGATACGGTGTATTTATACAATGGTTTTTCACCTACTGCTGACGTGGGTTTATCCAAACTATTGCCAGTGATTGCATTACTACGTCGACACTTGGGACATAGACAGATTGCTTTAGAAACCGTTGCACCTAAAGATTTGTCCGTGATTGATGCGCTTTATGCTGCGGGTTTGGATATTTTCATCTGCAACTTGGAAGTTTTTGATGCCACGCGCTTTAAAGAAGTTTGCCCAGGTAAAGCCAAGCAGGGCGGACAAGATGTAATCCTTAAAGCTTTAGAATATGCACGGCGTATTTTTAGACCAGGTACTGTGGTGAGCCACTTGATTGTAGGTTTAGAGCCTGTGGCATCGACAGTTGATGGTATGAAGGTACTGGTGGATAAAGGCATTGTACCTTTATTGATTCCATTTCGACCACTGCCCAATACCCCATTGGAACACCAAAACATTTCTACGCTAGATGATATCGAAGCTGCGTTATTAGAGCAGTATGCATTACTGGAAACTTCTAATATACCTTCACATCGATTAAGAGATATGGGGCGTGTTTTAACCCCTATGGAAAGTGGTGTGTTAGATAGCAGCCGTACTGCAACTTTAGCAACACGCTGGAGCACCTCACCTTTGGGGCGTAAGGTTGATGGTTGGTTAGATGGTCTTCGACGCCACTTAAGGCGCAAAGAGGAAGGCAGGCAAACGCAACCCATCCACCGGTTGTTATTTACGGAAATAGCACCTTTTATGGCGCTAATGGCGTTGGCTATAGCGTTTGTTTGGGGGGTATATAGTGGCGCGCCTGAAGGGTTGAGTACTTCTGCTTTTTATGCGTTGCTGGTCTTTTTATTGTGTTTGGTATTATGGGTAACTCAGCTGCTTCCTTTGCCTATTACTTCATTGTTGGGGCTGGCCTTGTTACCTGTTTTGGGGGTATTGCCTGCAAGTGCTGTGTTTGCATTTTTTGGTAACCCAGCAGTATTTTTTATTTTGGGTGCCTTTATGCTGGTTGCGGGTGTGATGCAGAGTGGTTTGTCCGAACGTTTGGCATTGCTTGTGTTGAAAAAAACAGGTGGTAGTTCCAAACGTTTATTGATGGTGATGTTATTTTTGCCTGCATTGATGGCATTTGTGATGCCTGAACATGCAGTGGCAGCTCTGTTTTTGCCTATAGCATGGGAAATTGTGCGAGCATTGGGTTTGCGGAAAGGTCATGTTTACGCACAAGCTATATTTTTTGCCTTGGCATGGGGGGCAATTATTGGTGGTGTGGCAACCTTGTTGGGTGGCGCTAGAGGACCATTGGCTTTGGCTTTGCTTGGTGAGTTAACAGGTGAAAGCTTTTCATTTATGCAATGGAGCTTGGCAGCTTTGCCGCTGGTGATTGGTGTGTTGTGTGTGGCAGCAATACTTTTGTTACGCATGGTGTCGCGTGTGAAGCTGGATATGCAAGTGGTACAAGATAAGTTTGCTGAAAGGCGATTGGAGATGGGTGTATTAACCTTTAAAGGCTGGATGATGAGCTTTTTAATGTTAGGTACTGTGATTGCATGGTTGTTTGCAGGACATGCCAGTGCGCTAGCGAGTATTGCACTGGTTAGTGTAGTGTTGATGTTTGCTTTACGATTGGTGGATTGGAAACAAGTGGAAACCCATGTGCAGTGGGGTGTAGTGTTGATGTATGGTGGGGCGATTGCTATTGGTAAAGCATTGTCAGATACAGGTGCCGCAACATGGTTGGCGCATACACTTATTCCTGGTGACATGATGGGTTTAGCACTCATCGCTTTATTGGTGTTGATTACACTGTTATTCACGGAAAGTGTGAGTAATGCAGCGGCTGTAGCGATTGTTTTACCGATTGCCATGCCTGTTGGCGCTGCTGTGGGCATAGAACCAGTAGTGATTGCGCTAACAATAGGTATTATTGCAGGTTTTGCTTTTATGTTACCCATGGGTACACCACCCAATGCTATGATTTATGCCAGTGGTTATGTGAATCCTATACACATGCTTAAATATGGTACGATTTTATCACTAACAGCGTTATTTATGTTTTTAGTGGTCATAAAATATTGGTGGCCAGTGATAGGGTTTTATTATTGA
- a CDS encoding phosphoadenylyl-sulfate reductase, with the protein MNILADKVEYTLGLLQQAVADYAGDVVFACSFGAEDVVLLDLLDKHHIPIRVISLDTGRLPQETYDVMQIWRKKSSLDIDIYFPDAREVEKMIKQDGVNLFYDSVEKRKLCCHVRKILPLKRALSGAQAWVTGLRQEQADSRANMHAVEDDQAFGIKKFNPLIMWTAQDVWDYIKSHDVPYNALHDQFYPSIGCAPCTRAISVGEDPRAGRWWWEQEDAVAECGLHANPIKK; encoded by the coding sequence ATGAATATATTGGCTGATAAGGTGGAGTATACATTAGGATTGTTGCAACAGGCGGTAGCAGACTATGCTGGTGATGTTGTATTTGCCTGTAGTTTTGGTGCGGAAGATGTGGTGTTACTAGACCTTCTGGATAAACATCATATTCCGATTCGGGTTATCAGTTTGGATACAGGTCGTTTGCCACAAGAAACCTATGATGTGATGCAAATATGGCGTAAGAAAAGCAGCTTAGATATCGACATATACTTTCCAGATGCAAGAGAAGTGGAAAAGATGATTAAACAGGACGGTGTGAATTTGTTTTATGACTCGGTAGAAAAACGTAAGTTATGCTGCCATGTACGTAAAATTTTACCTTTAAAGCGGGCTTTAAGTGGCGCGCAAGCATGGGTGACAGGTCTTAGACAAGAACAAGCTGATTCACGAGCAAATATGCATGCTGTGGAAGATGATCAGGCATTTGGTATTAAGAAATTTAATCCTCTTATCATGTGGACAGCGCAAGATGTGTGGGATTATATCAAAAGTCATGATGTGCCTTATAATGCGCTGCATGATCAATTTTATCCATCGATTGGTTGTGCGCCGTGTACGCGTGCTATATCGGTGGGAGAAGACCCTAGAGCTGGGCGTTGGTGGTGGGAGCAAGAAGATGCGGTGGCAGAATGTGGTTTGCATGCCAACCCGATCAAGAAGTAG
- the cysD gene encoding sulfate adenylyltransferase subunit CysD → MSKHKLTQLKALEAESIHIIREVVAEFRNPVMLYSVGKDSSVLVHLARKAFYPAPLPFSLLHVDTGFKFQEMYEFRDNFCEEIGADLIVRRNEDAIAKGMNPKEFGVARCCGALKTGALLEALEEGGYDAAFGGARRDEEKSRAKERVFSMRDEFGQWDPKNQRPELWNIYNGRIHDGESVRVFPISNWTEMDIWSYIREENIPIVPLYFAKERPMIERGNMLIPYYEENKDQYLEGEEPKMIMSRFRTLGCSPCTGAVRSDATNMDEIVIEAAASRRSERETRIIDHGSNSMEDKKKEGYF, encoded by the coding sequence ATGAGTAAACATAAGTTAACCCAACTTAAAGCGTTGGAAGCAGAATCGATTCACATTATTCGTGAAGTGGTAGCTGAGTTTCGTAATCCAGTGATGTTGTATTCGGTGGGTAAGGATTCGTCAGTTTTGGTGCATTTGGCGCGTAAAGCTTTTTACCCAGCGCCTTTGCCTTTTTCACTATTGCATGTGGATACGGGTTTTAAATTTCAGGAAATGTATGAGTTCCGTGATAATTTTTGTGAAGAAATTGGCGCTGATTTAATTGTACGCCGCAATGAAGACGCGATTGCTAAGGGTATGAACCCTAAAGAGTTTGGTGTAGCTAGGTGTTGTGGCGCATTAAAAACTGGAGCATTGTTAGAAGCCTTGGAAGAAGGTGGGTATGATGCCGCTTTTGGTGGTGCACGCCGCGATGAAGAAAAATCACGCGCTAAAGAACGTGTATTTTCTATGCGTGATGAATTTGGTCAGTGGGATCCGAAAAACCAACGTCCTGAGTTATGGAATATTTATAATGGTAGGATTCATGATGGTGAATCGGTGCGCGTATTTCCAATTTCCAATTGGACAGAAATGGATATTTGGTCGTATATCCGCGAAGAGAATATCCCCATTGTTCCTTTATACTTTGCCAAAGAACGCCCTATGATTGAACGTGGTAACATGCTGATTCCGTATTATGAAGAAAATAAAGATCAGTACCTAGAAGGTGAAGAACCGAAAATGATCATGTCACGGTTCCGTACCTTGGGCTGCAGCCCATGTACAGGTGCGGTGCGTTCTGATGCAACGAATATGGATGAAATTGTGATTGAAGCAGCAGCATCGCGTCGTTCTGAGCGAGAAACACGTATTATTGATCATGGTTCTAACAGTATGGAAGACAAGAAAAAAGAAGGTTACTTCTAG
- a CDS encoding sulfurtransferase TusA family protein produces MSTFDFAQTTDVDEFEAGYKAFKAGTMPEERFTPFRLQMGVYGQRQEGVQMIRAKFPGGVLTPAQLEVMGECAELYAGAMPTDGTLKEAPEKVAHITTRQDIQANFVALKDVVPFLRKMDEAGITTREACGNTVRNVSTCFLAGKCPAEHADVTVHARKFAEYFLRHPLAQQFPRKFKVTFSGCATDCGLAGMHDVGYIAKHQNGKAGFEVWAAGGLSSQPMPAIKLEDFIEESDVLIVGEALMRMHFKYSDRKRRARARLKYVAQKLGEEGFIEEYKKQRAVIEGTLPDVVFEGTNWRLPTGDMPFSESGIVAQHDGKTSILLNVFRGDLTPLQCRAVAQAARLGGSNELRVTTEQGLVIVDVNPEKVDDVVEVLGNADLRTSYARGISDITACPGTETCRLGITSSRGLAQALQPLMVDLKQDSALAGITIKASGCQHSCGRHHIADLGFHGMAKKVAGQPVPHYQLHVGGSGVAGGSFSFASDWVPAKHAPEAGIAVLQAYKDGRKGDESVHDWAERLGKEGLSEILAPYKADAGEVDGLIYDWSENEAFNTKGNKKGECAGAVLSMSDALISEAEYELMIAKAHADAMFWAESQTALKRSLVSTVRAFLVAYGEAPEDDAEVFGLLLANAATDTELMKYYNAVQAAMMSIDLSDPASGVTKLKEAQSAFVSLAEKRFAAVPESSETSEQDAGKVVSDEEVTTLDLSGVACPMNFVKTKIKLASLPMGARLVVILDDGEPIENVPLSLEEQGQSVLEKKQISDTQWQIVVEKTT; encoded by the coding sequence ATGAGTACATTTGATTTTGCACAAACCACAGATGTGGACGAATTTGAAGCAGGTTATAAGGCATTTAAGGCTGGAACGATGCCCGAAGAAAGGTTTACCCCATTCCGCTTGCAGATGGGTGTGTATGGTCAACGCCAAGAAGGTGTACAAATGATTCGTGCCAAATTCCCTGGCGGTGTATTAACGCCTGCGCAATTGGAAGTCATGGGTGAGTGTGCAGAATTATATGCAGGGGCGATGCCTACTGATGGAACACTAAAAGAAGCGCCTGAAAAAGTTGCGCATATCACCACACGCCAAGATATTCAGGCAAACTTTGTGGCACTTAAAGATGTGGTACCTTTTCTGCGCAAAATGGATGAAGCAGGTATTACGACACGTGAAGCTTGTGGGAATACCGTGCGCAATGTGTCCACTTGTTTCTTGGCAGGAAAATGTCCTGCTGAACATGCGGATGTGACAGTTCATGCACGTAAGTTTGCTGAATATTTTTTACGACACCCGCTGGCGCAACAGTTTCCACGTAAATTCAAAGTGACTTTCTCAGGTTGTGCTACTGACTGTGGTTTGGCTGGTATGCATGATGTGGGTTATATTGCGAAACACCAAAATGGAAAAGCAGGTTTTGAAGTGTGGGCGGCAGGTGGTTTGTCCTCGCAACCTATGCCAGCCATCAAGTTAGAAGATTTTATTGAAGAATCTGATGTGTTGATTGTGGGTGAAGCTTTGATGCGTATGCATTTTAAATATTCTGACCGCAAACGCAGAGCCCGTGCGCGCCTGAAATATGTGGCACAAAAATTAGGCGAAGAAGGGTTTATCGAAGAATACAAGAAACAGCGTGCGGTGATTGAAGGTACATTACCTGATGTGGTATTTGAAGGTACCAACTGGCGTTTGCCAACAGGTGATATGCCTTTTTCTGAAAGCGGTATTGTTGCGCAACATGATGGCAAAACATCAATCCTTTTAAATGTTTTTCGCGGTGATTTAACTCCCTTGCAATGTCGCGCTGTAGCTCAAGCTGCACGCTTGGGTGGAAGCAATGAATTGCGTGTGACTACAGAGCAAGGTTTAGTGATTGTGGATGTGAATCCAGAAAAAGTGGATGATGTGGTTGAAGTGTTGGGTAATGCCGATCTCCGCACATCTTATGCACGAGGTATCTCGGATATTACAGCTTGCCCAGGTACAGAAACATGTCGTTTGGGTATTACTTCCAGCCGTGGTTTGGCGCAAGCTTTGCAGCCTTTGATGGTAGATTTAAAACAAGATAGTGCGTTGGCTGGTATTACGATTAAAGCATCAGGCTGCCAGCATTCATGTGGCCGCCATCATATTGCTGATTTGGGTTTTCACGGCATGGCGAAAAAAGTTGCAGGGCAACCTGTACCACATTACCAGTTGCATGTGGGTGGCTCGGGTGTGGCGGGTGGATCCTTTTCTTTTGCCTCAGACTGGGTGCCTGCCAAACATGCGCCAGAAGCGGGTATTGCCGTACTTCAAGCTTATAAAGATGGGCGTAAAGGTGATGAATCGGTTCATGACTGGGCAGAACGTTTGGGTAAAGAAGGTTTATCTGAGATATTGGCTCCATACAAGGCTGATGCAGGCGAAGTGGACGGTCTGATTTATGACTGGTCAGAAAATGAAGCATTTAATACCAAGGGCAATAAAAAAGGTGAGTGTGCAGGTGCTGTGTTATCCATGTCCGATGCATTGATATCTGAAGCAGAGTATGAGTTAATGATTGCCAAAGCGCATGCCGATGCCATGTTCTGGGCGGAGTCACAAACAGCACTTAAACGCTCTTTGGTTTCAACAGTACGTGCATTTTTGGTTGCTTACGGCGAAGCGCCTGAAGATGATGCAGAAGTGTTTGGTTTATTACTTGCAAATGCAGCAACAGATACAGAATTGATGAAGTATTACAATGCTGTGCAAGCAGCTATGATGAGTATTGATTTGTCTGATCCAGCATCTGGTGTGACCAAACTCAAAGAAGCGCAATCAGCTTTTGTAAGCTTGGCTGAAAAACGTTTTGCTGCAGTGCCTGAAAGTAGCGAGACTTCAGAACAAGATGCTGGTAAAGTTGTAAGTGATGAAGAAGTAACAACATTAGATTTATCTGGTGTTGCATGCCCTATGAATTTTGTCAAAACAAAAATTAAGTTGGCGAGCTTGCCTATGGGTGCTCGTCTCGTTGTAATTTTGGATGATGGTGAACCCATTGAAAATGTACCGTTATCTTTAGAGGAGCAAGGGCAAAGCGTGTTAGAGAAAAAACAAATCTCAGATACGCAATGGCAAATTGTGGTTGAAAAAACTACTTAA
- a CDS encoding ubiquitin-like small modifier protein 1 has product MTVAVRIPTPLRKLTGGADEVKIEGTTIGELIDNLEAAHPGMKERLCDDNGEIRRFVNVYLNDEDVRFLDGRNTALKDNDEVSIVPAIAGGC; this is encoded by the coding sequence ATGACAGTAGCAGTTCGTATCCCAACCCCACTACGTAAACTTACCGGTGGTGCAGATGAAGTGAAAATTGAAGGCACAACGATTGGTGAGTTGATTGATAACTTGGAAGCAGCACACCCAGGTATGAAAGAACGTTTGTGTGATGATAACGGTGAAATTCGTCGTTTCGTAAACGTATATTTGAATGACGAAGATGTGCGTTTTCTAGACGGTCGTAATACGGCGCTTAAGGATAATGATGAAGTATCCATCGTGCCCGCCATCGCTGGTGGCTGCTAA
- a CDS encoding NIL domain-containing protein — protein sequence MKLRVYLNFDKEKVTEPVIWKLAKEFDVITNIRTAEVKEDMGLVGLEIEGETEVVEAAVKWLEAQDGIHVEPIEQGIIEG from the coding sequence ATGAAATTACGTGTGTATTTGAATTTTGACAAAGAAAAAGTAACTGAACCAGTGATTTGGAAATTGGCGAAAGAATTTGATGTTATCACCAATATTCGTACAGCGGAAGTCAAAGAAGATATGGGTTTGGTTGGACTTGAAATTGAAGGTGAAACAGAAGTGGTTGAAGCTGCTGTGAAGTGGCTTGAAGCACAAGATGGTATACATGTGGAGCCTATTGAGCAGGGTATTATTGAAGGTTAA
- a CDS encoding sulfurtransferase TusA family protein: MNFLDITNETCPMTFVKVKLQLAKMDKGQELEVILNEGEPLQNVPASCEEQGFEVLSIEAVGDAKHRVIIKK; encoded by the coding sequence ATGAATTTTTTAGATATTACCAATGAGACTTGTCCCATGACTTTTGTGAAAGTGAAGCTACAATTAGCCAAGATGGATAAAGGTCAAGAGTTAGAAGTTATTTTGAATGAAGGTGAACCCTTGCAAAATGTTCCTGCCTCTTGCGAAGAGCAAGGGTTTGAAGTGTTATCCATTGAAGCAGTGGGTGATGCTAAACACCGCGTGATTATCAAGAAGTAA